One Pseudomonas sp. HOU2 genomic window carries:
- a CDS encoding methionine ABC transporter ATP-binding protein, whose translation MIEFQNVHKTYRVAGKDIPALHPTSLSIENGQVFGLIGHSGAGKSTLLRLINRLEDSSGGKIIVDGEEVTALDANGLRRFRQQVGMIFQHFNLLASKTVADNVALPLTLAGELSSSEINQRVAELLARVGLSDHAKKYPAQLSGGQKQRVGIARALATKPKILLCDEATSALDPQTTASVLQLLAEINRELKLTIVLITHEMDVIRRVCDQVAVMDAGVIVEQGSVADVFLHPQHPTTKRFVQESEQIDESEQRDDFAHVPGRIVRLTFQGEATYAPLLGTVARETGVDYSILAGRIDRIKDIPYGQLTLAVTGGDMEAAFARFTAADVHMEVLR comes from the coding sequence GTGATCGAGTTTCAAAACGTCCACAAAACTTACCGCGTCGCCGGTAAGGACATCCCCGCCCTGCACCCGACCAGTCTTTCGATTGAAAACGGCCAGGTCTTCGGCCTGATCGGCCATTCCGGTGCGGGAAAAAGTACCCTGCTGCGTCTGATCAATCGCCTGGAAGATTCCAGCGGCGGCAAGATCATCGTCGACGGCGAAGAAGTCACTGCGCTGGACGCCAACGGCCTGCGTCGTTTCCGCCAGCAGGTCGGGATGATCTTCCAGCACTTCAACCTGCTCGCCTCCAAGACCGTGGCCGACAACGTCGCGCTGCCGCTGACCCTGGCCGGCGAACTGTCGAGCAGCGAGATCAATCAGCGCGTGGCCGAGCTGCTGGCGCGGGTCGGTCTGTCCGATCACGCAAAAAAGTACCCGGCACAATTGTCCGGCGGCCAGAAACAGCGCGTCGGCATCGCCCGCGCCCTGGCGACCAAGCCGAAGATCCTGCTGTGCGACGAGGCCACCAGCGCCCTCGACCCGCAGACCACTGCCTCGGTCCTGCAACTGCTGGCCGAGATCAACCGTGAACTGAAGCTGACCATCGTCCTGATTACCCACGAGATGGACGTGATCCGTCGCGTCTGCGACCAAGTAGCAGTGATGGACGCCGGGGTGATCGTCGAGCAAGGCTCGGTGGCCGATGTGTTCCTGCATCCGCAGCACCCGACCACCAAGCGTTTCGTCCAGGAAAGCGAGCAGATCGACGAAAGCGAACAGCGCGACGACTTCGCTCACGTGCCGGGTCGCATTGTGCGTCTGACCTTCCAGGGGGAAGCGACCTACGCGCCGTTGCTCGGTACCGTGGCCCGGGAAACCGGGGTCGACTACAGCATCCTTGCCGGTCGCATCGACCGCATCAAAGACATTCCTTACGGGCAGTTGACCCTCGCCGTCACCGGTGGCGACATGGAAGCGGCGTTCGCCCGCTTCACCGCCGCTGACGTTCACATGGAGGTGCTGCGTTAA
- the znuC gene encoding zinc ABC transporter ATP-binding protein ZnuC, translating to MSNPLIRLQHVAVTFAGQTVLDNIELSVEPGQIVTLIGPNGAGKTTLVRAVLGLLKPDSGSVWRKPKLRVGYMPQKLHVDPTLPLSVLRFLRLVPGVDRPRALAALKEVGAEHVIDSPVQSVSGGEMQRVLLARALLREPELLVLDEPVQGVDVAGQAELYSLITRLRDRHGCGVLMVSHDLHLVMSTTDQVVCLNRHVCCSGHPEQVSGDPAFVELFGKNAPSLAIYHHHHDHAHDLHGSVVKAPGAGHNHVHGDHCKHG from the coding sequence ATGAGCAACCCGTTGATCCGTCTTCAGCACGTCGCCGTCACCTTTGCCGGGCAGACCGTGCTGGACAACATCGAGCTGAGCGTCGAGCCGGGGCAGATCGTCACCCTGATCGGCCCCAACGGCGCCGGCAAGACCACCCTGGTGCGCGCCGTGCTCGGGCTGTTGAAGCCGGACAGCGGCAGCGTCTGGCGCAAGCCGAAACTGCGCGTCGGCTACATGCCGCAAAAGCTGCATGTCGATCCGACCTTGCCGCTGTCGGTGCTGCGTTTCCTGCGTCTGGTGCCTGGCGTTGATCGTCCGCGTGCGTTGGCGGCGCTGAAAGAAGTCGGCGCCGAACACGTCATCGACAGCCCGGTGCAAAGTGTTTCCGGTGGCGAAATGCAGCGCGTGCTGCTGGCTCGAGCGCTGTTGCGCGAGCCTGAGCTGCTGGTGCTGGATGAGCCGGTGCAAGGCGTCGATGTCGCCGGGCAAGCCGAGCTGTACAGCCTGATCACCCGCCTGCGCGACCGTCACGGTTGCGGTGTGCTGATGGTGTCCCACGATTTGCATCTGGTGATGAGCACCACCGATCAGGTGGTTTGTCTGAATCGCCACGTCTGCTGCTCCGGGCACCCTGAGCAGGTCAGCGGTGATCCGGCGTTCGTCGAGCTGTTCGGCAAGAACGCGCCGAGTCTGGCGATCTATCACCACCATCACGACCACGCCCACGACCTGCACGGTTCGGTGGTCAAGGCGCCCGGTGCGGGCCACAACCACGTTCACGGAGACCACTGCAAGCATGGCTGA
- a CDS encoding methionine ABC transporter permease: MEMLKAFFENIDWLEIWLATGDTMLMLGGSLLFTVLLGLPLGVLLFLCSPRQLLENRGLYAIMSLAVNILRSLPFIILLIVMIPFTVLITGTSLGVAGAIPPLVVGATPFFARLVETALREVDRGIIEATQSMGATTRQIIMNALLPEARPGIFAAITVTAITLVSYTAMAGVVGAGGLGDLAIRFGYQRFQTDVMIVTVVLLLILVQVLQMVGDRLVVHFSRK, from the coding sequence ATGGAAATGCTCAAGGCTTTCTTCGAAAACATCGATTGGCTGGAAATCTGGCTGGCCACCGGTGACACCATGCTGATGCTTGGCGGTTCGCTGCTGTTCACCGTGCTGCTCGGCCTGCCGCTGGGCGTGCTGCTGTTTCTCTGCAGCCCGCGCCAGTTGCTGGAAAACCGCGGCCTGTACGCAATCATGTCGCTGGCGGTGAACATCCTGCGCTCGCTGCCGTTCATCATTCTGTTGATCGTGATGATCCCGTTCACCGTGCTGATCACCGGCACCTCGCTGGGCGTGGCCGGTGCGATTCCGCCGCTGGTGGTGGGTGCGACGCCGTTCTTCGCGCGTCTGGTGGAAACTGCGCTGCGTGAAGTCGATCGCGGCATCATCGAAGCCACCCAGTCGATGGGCGCGACCACCCGGCAGATCATCATGAATGCCTTGCTGCCGGAAGCCCGTCCGGGCATCTTCGCGGCGATTACGGTGACGGCGATTACGCTTGTGTCCTACACGGCGATGGCCGGTGTGGTCGGCGCCGGTGGTCTGGGTGACCTGGCGATCCGCTTCGGCTACCAGCGTTTCCAGACTGACGTGATGATCGTCACCGTGGTATTGCTGCTGATTCTGGTGCAAGTGCTGCAAATGGTGGGCGACCGTCTGGTCGTGCATTTCTCGCGCAAATAA
- a CDS encoding PA5502 family lipoprotein, producing MKPFASRYLLLVAFSVLLGACQSTPPVAEAPDARATAIAQLEQSLASSELATAEDQLAALQTETPNDQSLEQYQRQLAEAYLRRSQIVLQKGDVNAAATALSRARALMPKAPALTGGVNGAITEARKAELEKAEAALLAAEAKPKAKVIDPTAESTTVALNINDSRKLRRQLDAIAADVVNYECAVSIQAPRTQDYPWLATLLSKRVKKLNPDFELKIEKQILRTVPAQMVLIPAKP from the coding sequence ATGAAGCCGTTCGCCTCCCGTTATCTGCTCCTTGTCGCATTTTCCGTGCTGCTGGGCGCCTGCCAAAGCACGCCGCCGGTGGCCGAAGCCCCCGACGCGCGGGCCACGGCCATCGCACAGCTGGAGCAAAGCCTGGCCAGCAGCGAACTGGCCACCGCCGAAGACCAGTTGGCGGCCTTGCAGACAGAAACGCCCAACGATCAATCCCTCGAGCAATACCAGCGCCAGTTGGCCGAAGCCTACCTGCGCCGCAGCCAGATCGTATTGCAGAAAGGTGATGTGAACGCTGCTGCCACCGCGCTGAGCCGCGCCCGCGCCCTGATGCCCAAAGCCCCGGCACTGACCGGAGGCGTCAACGGCGCCATCACCGAAGCACGCAAAGCCGAGCTGGAGAAAGCCGAAGCCGCGCTGCTGGCAGCTGAAGCCAAGCCGAAAGCCAAGGTCATCGACCCGACGGCGGAAAGCACCACGGTTGCACTGAACATCAACGATAGCCGCAAACTTCGCCGCCAACTGGATGCGATCGCCGCCGATGTGGTGAATTATGAGTGCGCTGTGAGCATTCAGGCGCCGCGCACCCAGGACTATCCTTGGCTGGCGACGTTGCTGAGCAAGCGGGTGAAGAAACTGAATCCGGATTTCGAGCTGAAGATTGAAAAACAGATCCTGCGCACCGTGCCGGCGCAGATGGTTCTGATTCCGGCCAAACCCTAA
- the katE gene encoding catalase HPII, whose protein sequence is MSSKKPTTDKSQLAGTDTKDRANTNAKLDSLEKFRSDATGQALRTNQGVKVADNQNTLKVGARGPSLLEDFIMREKITHFDHERIPERIVHARGTGAHGFFQAYENHSALTKAGFLQDPGKKTPVFVRFSTVQGPRGSGDTVRDVRGFAVKFFTDEGNFDLVGNNMPVFFIQDAIKFPDFVHAVKPEPHNEIPTGGSAHDTFWDFVSLVPESAHMVIWAMSDRAIPKSLRSMQGFGVHTFRLVNAEGKSRFVKFHWRPTAGTCSLVWDEAQKLAGKDTDYHRRDLWEAIEMGDYPEWELGVQIIEEENEHDFDFDILDPTKLIPEEIVPITPLGKMTLNRNPDNFFAETEQVAFCPGHIVPGIDFSNDPLLQGRLFSYTDTQISRLGGPNFHELPINRPVAPFHNGQRDAQHRTVIDKGRASYEPNSIDGGWPKETPPAAKDGGFESYPERIDANKIRQRSESFSDHFSQARLFFNSMSPHEKEHIIAAYSFELGKVEREFIRAREVNEILANIDLELAKRVAANLGLPAPSKGTVEVRKTSFDHSPALSQANLLPENIKTRKVAILAANGVDGAAIDAMKKALAAQGAHAKLLGPTSAPVKTADGKALPVDASMEGMPSVIFDAVFVPGGAASIKALSGDGVALHYLLEAYKHLKAIALHGEAKQLQDLLKLEADDGLLQGKDVPGLTKPFFAAIGQHRVWAREPKAKAIPA, encoded by the coding sequence ATGAGCAGCAAGAAACCTACGACCGACAAAAGCCAGCTGGCCGGAACCGATACCAAGGATCGCGCCAACACCAACGCCAAACTCGACAGCCTGGAGAAATTCCGATCCGACGCTACCGGCCAGGCCCTGCGTACCAATCAAGGGGTAAAGGTCGCCGATAACCAGAACACCCTCAAGGTCGGCGCGCGTGGGCCGTCGTTGCTGGAAGACTTCATCATGCGTGAGAAAATCACGCACTTTGACCATGAGCGCATTCCGGAGCGCATCGTGCATGCGCGCGGCACCGGCGCGCATGGTTTCTTCCAGGCCTACGAGAACCATTCGGCGCTGACCAAGGCCGGTTTCCTGCAAGACCCGGGGAAAAAGACGCCAGTGTTCGTGCGTTTTTCCACGGTGCAGGGGCCGCGCGGTTCCGGCGATACCGTGCGTGACGTGCGCGGTTTCGCGGTGAAATTCTTCACCGACGAAGGCAACTTCGACCTGGTCGGCAACAACATGCCGGTGTTCTTCATTCAGGACGCGATCAAGTTTCCCGACTTCGTCCACGCGGTGAAACCCGAGCCACACAATGAGATCCCGACCGGCGGCTCGGCCCACGACACGTTCTGGGACTTCGTCTCGCTGGTGCCGGAATCGGCGCACATGGTGATCTGGGCGATGTCCGACCGTGCGATCCCGAAAAGCCTGCGCAGCATGCAGGGCTTTGGTGTGCACACCTTCCGCCTGGTCAATGCCGAGGGCAAATCGCGCTTCGTCAAATTCCACTGGCGCCCCACCGCCGGCACTTGCTCGCTGGTGTGGGACGAGGCGCAGAAACTCGCCGGTAAAGACACCGACTACCATCGTCGCGACCTCTGGGAAGCCATCGAGATGGGCGACTACCCGGAATGGGAACTGGGTGTGCAGATCATCGAGGAAGAAAACGAGCACGACTTCGATTTCGACATTCTCGACCCGACCAAGCTAATCCCCGAAGAGATCGTGCCGATCACCCCGCTGGGCAAGATGACCCTCAATCGCAACCCGGACAACTTCTTCGCCGAGACCGAGCAGGTCGCGTTCTGCCCGGGCCACATCGTGCCCGGCATCGACTTCTCCAATGACCCGCTGCTGCAAGGCCGGCTGTTTTCCTACACCGATACGCAAATCAGCCGACTCGGTGGGCCGAACTTTCATGAGCTGCCGATCAACCGCCCGGTGGCGCCGTTCCACAACGGTCAGCGCGATGCGCAGCACCGCACGGTGATCGACAAGGGTCGCGCGTCTTATGAGCCAAACTCGATCGATGGCGGCTGGCCGAAGGAAACCCCGCCGGCGGCTAAAGACGGCGGCTTCGAGAGCTACCCGGAACGCATCGATGCGAACAAGATCCGCCAGCGCAGCGAGTCGTTCAGTGATCACTTCTCGCAAGCACGGCTGTTCTTCAACAGCATGAGCCCGCACGAGAAGGAGCACATCATCGCCGCCTACAGCTTCGAGTTGGGCAAGGTGGAACGCGAGTTCATCCGCGCCCGTGAGGTGAACGAGATTCTCGCCAACATCGACCTGGAACTGGCCAAACGCGTAGCAGCCAATCTGGGCCTGCCGGCGCCGAGCAAAGGCACGGTCGAGGTGCGTAAAACCTCGTTCGATCATTCACCGGCGCTGAGTCAGGCCAACCTGCTGCCAGAGAACATCAAAACCCGAAAAGTGGCGATTCTTGCCGCCAACGGCGTCGATGGTGCGGCGATTGATGCGATGAAGAAGGCCTTGGCGGCGCAAGGTGCGCACGCCAAGCTGCTGGGTCCGACTTCGGCACCGGTGAAAACCGCCGACGGTAAAGCCCTGCCGGTGGACGCATCGATGGAAGGCATGCCTTCAGTGATCTTCGATGCGGTGTTCGTGCCCGGTGGCGCGGCGTCGATCAAGGCGTTGAGCGGCGACGGTGTGGCGCTGCATTACCTGCTGGAAGCCTACAAGCACCTGAAGGCGATTGCCCTGCACGGCGAGGCCAAGCAGTTGCAGGATCTGCTCAAGCTCGAGGCGGATGACGGGTTGCTGCAGGGCAAGGATGTGCCGGGGTTGACCAAGCCGTTCTTCGCGGCGATCGGGCAGCATCGGGTCTGGGCGCGGGAGCCTAAGGCCAAGGCCATTCCGGCCTAA
- a CDS encoding SCO family protein translates to MTRTQKTVFILVAVIALILGLTVNKVLSGKGQGDPTTLIDAGIILLPQSRTLPGVTMTNQDGQPVAIDELKGKWSLLFFGYTFCPDICPTTLAQLRQIKSELPKDAVDKLQIVLVSVDPNRDNPQQLKQYLGYFDPQFVGLTPKSIEELQKVANAVSIPFIPADTSKPNYTVDHSGNLAVIGPDGTQRGFIRAPLNNAKLVAQLPVMLNRK, encoded by the coding sequence ATGACTCGAACCCAGAAAACCGTTTTCATCCTCGTCGCCGTGATCGCGCTGATCCTGGGACTGACCGTCAACAAAGTGCTGAGTGGCAAGGGCCAGGGCGACCCCACCACGCTGATTGACGCCGGCATCATCCTGCTGCCGCAGAGCCGCACCCTGCCGGGCGTGACCATGACCAATCAGGACGGGCAACCGGTCGCCATCGACGAGTTGAAAGGCAAATGGAGCCTGCTGTTCTTCGGCTACACCTTCTGCCCGGACATCTGCCCGACCACCCTCGCCCAGCTGCGCCAGATCAAGAGCGAGTTGCCCAAGGATGCTGTGGATAAACTGCAGATCGTGCTGGTCAGCGTCGATCCGAACCGCGACAACCCGCAGCAGCTGAAACAGTACCTGGGTTACTTCGATCCGCAGTTCGTGGGCCTGACGCCGAAGTCGATCGAAGAACTGCAGAAAGTCGCGAATGCGGTGAGTATTCCGTTCATTCCGGCCGATACCAGCAAACCGAATTACACCGTCGACCATAGCGGCAATCTGGCGGTGATCGGGCCGGATGGGACGCAGCGCGGGTTTATTCGTGCGCCGTTGAACAACGCCAAACTGGTGGCGCAGCTGCCAGTAATGCTCAACCGTAAATAG
- a CDS encoding MetQ/NlpA family ABC transporter substrate-binding protein has protein sequence MKKLIAAFAAVAAFSAHAETLTVAATPVPHAEILEFVKPALAKEGVDLKVKVFTDYIQPNVQVAEKRLDANFFQHQPYLDEFNKAKGTSLVAVTGVHLEPLGAYSNKYKKLEDLPSGANVVIPNDATNGGRALLLLAKAGLITLKDPTNILSTPKDIAQNPKDLKIRELEAATIPRVLTQVDLALINTNYALEAKLDPSKDALVIEGNDSPYVNILVSRADNKDSDAMQKLAAALHSPEVKKFITEKYKGAVLPAF, from the coding sequence ATGAAAAAACTGATCGCTGCTTTCGCGGCCGTAGCCGCTTTTTCGGCCCACGCTGAAACCCTGACCGTTGCCGCCACCCCGGTGCCGCACGCAGAAATCCTCGAATTCGTGAAGCCGGCCCTGGCCAAAGAAGGCGTGGATCTGAAGGTCAAGGTCTTCACCGACTACATTCAGCCGAACGTGCAGGTGGCTGAAAAGCGCCTGGACGCCAACTTCTTCCAGCACCAGCCGTACCTCGATGAGTTCAACAAGGCCAAGGGCACCAGCCTGGTCGCGGTGACTGGCGTGCATCTGGAGCCACTGGGCGCGTACTCGAACAAGTACAAGAAGCTTGAAGATCTGCCAAGCGGCGCCAACGTGGTGATCCCCAACGACGCCACCAACGGCGGCCGTGCGCTGTTGCTGCTGGCCAAGGCTGGCCTGATCACCTTGAAGGATCCGACCAACATTCTGTCGACCCCGAAAGACATCGCGCAGAACCCGAAAGACCTGAAAATCCGTGAACTGGAAGCCGCGACCATCCCGCGCGTGCTGACCCAGGTCGATCTGGCGCTGATTAACACCAACTACGCGCTGGAAGCCAAGCTCGATCCGTCCAAGGACGCGCTGGTGATCGAAGGCAATGACTCGCCGTACGTGAACATCCTGGTGTCCCGTGCGGACAACAAGGACAGCGACGCGATGCAGAAACTGGCAGCTGCGCTGCACAGCCCCGAAGTGAAGAAATTCATCACCGAGAAGTACAAAGGCGCGGTGTTGCCGGCGTTCTGA
- a CDS encoding Fur family transcriptional regulator, with product MPITPIASRPHDHSHCVHSALTEADTLCAQKGLRLTALRRRVLELVWQSHKPLGAYDILAVLSEQDGRRAAPPTVYRALDFLLENGLVHRISSLNAFVGCVHPEHAHQGQFLICRECHAAIELEQKAISDAIIHSARDVGFIVEAQTVEVVGLCSGCQGA from the coding sequence ATGCCTATTACACCGATTGCCAGCCGTCCCCACGACCACTCTCATTGCGTGCACAGCGCACTGACCGAGGCCGATACCTTGTGCGCCCAGAAAGGCCTGCGCCTGACTGCGCTGCGCCGGCGGGTGCTGGAACTGGTGTGGCAGAGCCACAAGCCGCTGGGCGCCTACGACATTCTCGCGGTACTGAGCGAGCAGGACGGCCGCCGTGCCGCGCCGCCGACCGTGTACCGCGCGCTGGATTTCCTGCTGGAAAACGGCCTGGTGCACCGCATTTCCTCGCTCAACGCCTTCGTCGGCTGCGTGCACCCGGAGCATGCGCATCAGGGCCAGTTCCTGATCTGCCGCGAGTGCCACGCCGCCATCGAGCTGGAACAGAAAGCCATCAGCGACGCAATCATCCACAGCGCCAGGGATGTCGGTTTCATCGTCGAAGCGCAGACCGTCGAAGTGGTCGGCCTGTGCTCCGGTTGCCAGGGGGCTTGA
- the znuB gene encoding zinc ABC transporter permease subunit ZnuB, with product MADFLLYALLAGLALALVAGPLGSFVVWRRMAYFGDTLSHAALLGVALGFLLDVSPTVAVTVGCLLLAVLLVTLQQRQPLASDTLLGILAPSTLSLGLVVLSFMHEVRIDLMAYLFGDLLAISPTDLAWILGGSAAVLVLLVTLWRPLLAITVHEELARVEGLPVAGLRMALMLLIAVVIAVAMKIVGVLLITSLLIIPAAAAQRHARSPEQMAVGASLLGMLAVCGGLALSWLKDTPAGPSIVVTAAALFLLSFVLPRRGV from the coding sequence ATGGCTGATTTTCTGTTGTATGCCCTGCTTGCAGGTCTGGCATTGGCGCTGGTGGCCGGGCCTTTGGGTTCGTTCGTGGTCTGGCGGCGCATGGCCTACTTTGGCGACACCTTGTCCCACGCCGCACTACTCGGCGTGGCGCTGGGCTTTCTGCTGGATGTCAGCCCGACTGTTGCGGTGACTGTCGGCTGTCTGCTGCTTGCAGTGCTGCTGGTGACCTTGCAACAGCGCCAGCCGCTGGCCTCCGACACGCTGTTGGGGATTCTTGCACCGAGCACGCTCTCTCTCGGGCTGGTGGTACTAAGCTTCATGCATGAAGTGCGGATCGACCTGATGGCCTACCTGTTCGGCGACCTGCTGGCGATCAGCCCGACCGACCTGGCGTGGATCCTCGGCGGCAGCGCGGCGGTGCTGGTGCTGCTGGTGACGCTGTGGCGGCCGCTGCTGGCGATCACCGTGCATGAGGAATTGGCCAGGGTCGAAGGCCTGCCAGTAGCGGGCCTGCGCATGGCGCTGATGCTGTTGATTGCGGTGGTGATCGCGGTGGCGATGAAAATCGTCGGTGTATTGCTGATTACTTCGCTGCTGATCATCCCGGCGGCTGCGGCACAACGTCACGCCCGCTCGCCGGAGCAGATGGCCGTGGGCGCGAGCCTGCTGGGCATGCTCGCCGTGTGTGGCGGGCTGGCGCTGTCATGGTTAAAGGACACCCCGGCGGGGCCGTCGATCGTGGTGACGGCGGCCGCACTGTTTCTGCTGAGTTTTGTTCTGCCCCGTCGAGGGGTGTAG